In the genome of Synergistota bacterium, one region contains:
- a CDS encoding DctP family TRAP transporter solute-binding subunit: MDGRKLIAVVVMLCFLAFPLMAFARTIQLGYVTAAVKTDPYCIAATKFAELVEKYTGGKIKVQLFPSGQLGNERQMIEGIRMGTQDMGLITNAPVGAFVSTFMVLDLPFIFPSAEIAHKVLDGSTGRMLLSKLDKIHIKGLAFAEGGFRHMINNVRPIYSPKDLKGLKFRVMKTPIYIGLFRALGANAVPIPWGEAFTAVQQGVVDGLEIPISVIWANKFYEVTKYLSLTGHTYSPLIFMVSGMVWNTLSPEEKKVFQKAALEAARYERARLSEIEGDLLKKLAGKGMKINEVPDKKPFQKAVRPLYKEFEGKIGKDVLNAVLKAVEKESK, encoded by the coding sequence ATGGACGGACGGAAGCTGATAGCAGTGGTAGTGATGTTATGTTTTCTTGCTTTTCCGCTAATGGCCTTTGCTCGCACGATTCAGCTTGGATACGTTACGGCGGCGGTTAAAACTGATCCCTATTGTATAGCTGCTACTAAGTTCGCTGAGCTCGTTGAAAAATATACGGGAGGGAAAATTAAGGTTCAGCTTTTCCCGAGCGGGCAGCTTGGGAATGAGAGGCAGATGATAGAAGGCATAAGGATGGGTACGCAAGACATGGGTTTAATCACCAACGCTCCCGTTGGAGCTTTCGTTTCCACATTTATGGTGCTTGATCTTCCGTTTATATTCCCGAGTGCCGAGATAGCTCACAAGGTTTTAGATGGTTCCACGGGTAGGATGCTCTTAAGCAAGCTCGATAAGATTCATATTAAGGGATTGGCTTTTGCTGAGGGAGGCTTCAGGCACATGATAAATAACGTTCGTCCTATATACTCGCCTAAGGATCTCAAGGGGTTAAAGTTCAGAGTCATGAAGACTCCTATCTATATAGGGTTGTTCCGCGCGCTTGGCGCGAACGCCGTGCCAATTCCATGGGGAGAAGCGTTTACGGCGGTCCAGCAAGGCGTTGTTGATGGCCTTGAGATACCGATTTCGGTGATATGGGCTAATAAGTTTTATGAGGTTACTAAGTATCTCTCTTTAACTGGGCATACCTACTCTCCGCTTATCTTTATGGTTTCTGGGATGGTGTGGAATACGCTTTCTCCTGAGGAAAAGAAAGTCTTTCAAAAGGCTGCGCTTGAGGCTGCCAGATATGAGAGGGCGCGCTTGAGTGAAATAGAGGGGGATCTTCTTAAGAAGCTTGCGGGTAAGGGTATGAAGATAAATGAGGTTCCCGACAAAAAGCCGTTCCAGAAAGCGGTAAGACCACTTTATAAGGAGTTCGAGGGCAAAATAGGCAAAGATGTTCTCAATGCGGTCCTAAAAGCTGTTGAGAAGGAGTCGAAGTGA
- a CDS encoding TRAP transporter small permease, with amino-acid sequence MRKISAWIYKALEIAGGLLIGALVILIGIEVFFRYVVGNALSWPEEVCGFIFVWATMIGAVLCAKADSHAAVTVVLNLFPVRLRKLIRISLQIIVLVYGYLMITQGVKIMSLFGFEKSPAAGISLVWEYSSIPVAGVLLIFYASLKIFATLVGDEK; translated from the coding sequence GTGAGGAAAATAAGCGCTTGGATATATAAAGCTTTGGAAATAGCGGGAGGGCTCCTTATAGGAGCTCTCGTGATTCTCATAGGAATAGAGGTCTTCTTTAGGTACGTTGTTGGAAATGCTCTTTCTTGGCCTGAGGAAGTCTGTGGCTTTATATTCGTTTGGGCTACGATGATAGGTGCGGTCTTGTGCGCTAAGGCAGATTCTCACGCTGCAGTTACCGTTGTGTTAAATCTATTTCCAGTGCGGCTTCGTAAGCTCATAAGGATTTCTCTACAGATTATAGTGCTCGTTTATGGCTACTTGATGATAACTCAGGGTGTTAAAATAATGTCTTTGTTTGGTTTTGAGAAGTCTCCCGCTGCGGGGATAAGTCTGGTTTGGGAGTATTCCTCAATTCCCGTGGCGGGGGTCCTTCTTATATTTTATGCCTCGCTTAAGATATTTGCTACCTTAGTAGGTGATGAGAAATGA